In one Roseburia intestinalis L1-82 genomic region, the following are encoded:
- a CDS encoding transketolase C-terminal domain-containing protein — translation MSDQQQSTTQAFPSSDQQQSSTQAFVKKTAAQRKLYESGNELAAYAAKQINYHIMGYYPITPSTQIAENLDLSGARGEHNIRLIAAEGEHSAAGICYGASAGGGRVFNATSANGLLYALEQFPVQSGTRMPMVMNVACRTVSGPLCIKGDHSDIMYLLNTGWIILFADDPQMVYDFNLIALKLAEKVNLPVVVAFDGFFTSHQKQKCMVFSEDETVQHFIGKKLSCDNPEISAFAGNDSTGENRFYSVLDLNHPVSVGSYMNEPDIINNKYQLFLAMEETRKKLPMLFDEFASLSGRMHTFCRGYLCEDADIILFLLGSSFHPATVAADTLRKEGIRAGVVTLNVLRPFPSDELRHLCMHAKTIVAADRQDSYGAGGGNMSLELRAALQDITDSTHPIRVLTRIYGLGGKDFFVEDAVALFREGLSPDARAFDYYGITPGTTENCPQPQYYAPLTKDRQSPGVTTCTFDPATGKMLVKGGLIKDATAMPKRIAPGIGTCPGCGIPVNLNLLLKGIEGNVVFLFQTGCGMVTTTAYPKTAFRIPYIHNLFQNGAATLSGLVEVFEERQKRGEYPKGEITFIMASGDGGMDIGMGSALGTALRGHHLLLFEYDNGGYMNTGYQLSYSTPMGAKSSTSHLGKTQYGKTFFHKDMPQIMAAAHLPYVATVAESNPHDFIKKAAKAAAYAREFGTAYVKALSACPLNWNDRPDTERKVIAAAVDCCYFPLYEIERGITSLSYDPKKSHKKIPVTEWFSMMGRTKHLATEEYKSVADQIQAEVDRRYERLAACAEHPLL, via the coding sequence ATGTCAGATCAGCAACAATCAACAACACAGGCTTTTCCATCATCGGATCAGCAGCAATCATCAACACAGGCTTTCGTAAAGAAAACCGCTGCCCAGCGCAAACTTTACGAAAGTGGAAATGAGCTTGCCGCCTACGCAGCAAAGCAGATCAATTATCATATCATGGGATATTATCCGATCACCCCCTCCACACAGATTGCGGAAAATCTCGATCTTTCGGGTGCAAGAGGCGAGCACAACATCCGGCTGATCGCCGCCGAGGGAGAACACAGTGCCGCCGGTATCTGTTACGGTGCTTCGGCGGGCGGCGGACGCGTATTTAATGCCACCAGCGCCAACGGTCTGCTCTATGCCTTAGAGCAATTTCCGGTTCAGTCCGGCACACGCATGCCGATGGTCATGAATGTCGCCTGCCGTACCGTCTCCGGCCCTCTGTGCATCAAAGGTGATCACAGCGATATCATGTATCTTTTAAATACCGGCTGGATCATTCTGTTTGCGGATGACCCGCAGATGGTCTACGACTTCAATCTGATTGCCTTAAAACTTGCCGAAAAAGTGAATCTCCCGGTTGTCGTTGCCTTTGACGGTTTCTTTACCAGCCATCAGAAACAAAAATGCATGGTCTTTTCTGAAGATGAAACCGTACAGCACTTTATCGGGAAAAAACTCTCCTGTGACAATCCCGAAATCTCCGCTTTTGCCGGAAATGACTCCACCGGGGAGAATCGTTTTTACAGTGTACTCGACCTGAATCACCCGGTCTCTGTCGGCTCCTATATGAATGAACCGGACATTATCAACAACAAATATCAGCTTTTTCTCGCCATGGAAGAAACACGAAAAAAACTTCCCATGCTGTTTGATGAGTTCGCCTCCCTCTCCGGAAGAATGCATACTTTTTGCCGCGGATATCTGTGTGAAGATGCAGATATTATCCTTTTTCTGCTCGGTTCCTCTTTTCACCCCGCCACAGTTGCAGCAGATACGCTGCGCAAAGAGGGCATCCGCGCTGGCGTTGTCACATTAAATGTGCTTCGTCCATTTCCATCTGACGAATTACGCCATCTCTGTATGCATGCAAAGACGATCGTTGCCGCAGACCGTCAGGACAGCTACGGCGCCGGCGGCGGAAATATGTCCTTAGAACTGCGCGCCGCCCTGCAGGATATCACGGATTCCACACACCCGATCCGGGTACTGACCCGCATTTACGGACTTGGCGGGAAGGATTTTTTTGTGGAGGATGCTGTTGCACTGTTTCGTGAGGGACTTTCGCCTGATGCCAGGGCTTTTGATTACTATGGAATCACACCGGGTACGACAGAAAATTGCCCACAGCCACAGTATTATGCACCCCTCACCAAAGATCGCCAGTCCCCCGGTGTCACAACCTGCACTTTCGATCCTGCAACCGGAAAAATGCTTGTAAAAGGTGGATTGATCAAAGACGCCACCGCCATGCCCAAGCGGATCGCCCCGGGAATCGGAACCTGTCCCGGCTGCGGTATACCGGTCAACTTAAATCTGCTGTTAAAAGGGATCGAAGGAAATGTGGTCTTTCTGTTCCAGACCGGCTGCGGCATGGTGACAACCACTGCCTACCCAAAAACGGCATTCCGCATCCCATATATCCACAACCTGTTTCAAAATGGAGCTGCTACTTTAAGCGGTCTGGTGGAAGTATTTGAGGAACGGCAAAAACGCGGGGAATATCCCAAAGGCGAGATCACATTTATCATGGCAAGTGGTGACGGCGGCATGGATATCGGCATGGGTTCTGCACTCGGAACGGCACTGCGCGGACATCATCTGCTCTTATTTGAATATGACAACGGCGGATATATGAACACCGGTTACCAGCTTTCCTACTCTACCCCGATGGGTGCGAAAAGCTCCACCTCCCACCTCGGAAAAACACAGTACGGAAAGACCTTTTTCCACAAAGACATGCCCCAGATCATGGCTGCGGCCCACCTCCCCTATGTGGCAACCGTCGCCGAGTCGAACCCACATGATTTTATCAAAAAGGCTGCAAAAGCAGCTGCCTATGCAAGGGAATTCGGCACCGCCTATGTAAAAGCGCTCTCCGCCTGCCCGCTCAACTGGAATGACCGTCCGGACACAGAACGAAAAGTCATTGCTGCCGCCGTAGACTGCTGTTATTTTCCGCTCTATGAAATCGAACGCGGCATCACATCACTGAGCTATGATCCAAAAAAATCGCATAAAAAAATCCCCGTCACGGAATGGTTTTCCATGATGGGGCGCACGAAACATCTTGCCACCGAAGAATATAAATCGGTTGCAGACCAGATTCAGGCAGAAGTCGACAGACGCTATGAACGTCTGGCAGCATGTGCCGAACATCC
- a CDS encoding 2-oxoacid:acceptor oxidoreductase family protein produces the protein MREYSARMEHMMYTPVTLPVTNEYGYFEIRLESIGGLGANLCGKMLGELGALYLSLNSLSFSSYGSEKRGSPVKSYIRWSPASHPLRINSPVLQPHVLGIFHEGLIGTYPVLDGISADTKIVLNTPLSCDEAAEKYNIPTGTLYCLDALSIAMESRSRINMVMLGAITRACPFIPMDSIETLCKNTIGKKYPALIGANLQGLKMGYEKTAEKKIPDRTASPSLAKETYIWGYKNAPIGGINTRPGSTVSNDLSPSREGYIPLFLQDRCINCGLCDSTCPDMVFQFAPGTYKGKEAMVNQGLDYRHCKGCLRCVDVCPTHALVKAEEKDYPDKPHSMPDQDLLPDSVRYQKTGANSWITSDSYLDEKRIDGGIV, from the coding sequence ATGCGTGAATATAGCGCAAGAATGGAGCATATGATGTACACCCCAGTTACACTTCCGGTTACAAATGAATACGGTTATTTTGAAATACGGTTAGAGAGCATCGGCGGTCTCGGCGCAAATCTCTGCGGAAAAATGCTCGGCGAACTCGGTGCCTTATACCTTTCCTTAAACTCCTTAAGTTTTTCCAGCTACGGATCTGAAAAACGAGGTTCACCGGTAAAATCCTATATCCGCTGGAGTCCCGCTTCCCATCCACTGCGCATCAACAGCCCGGTATTACAACCGCATGTACTTGGCATTTTTCACGAAGGGCTGATCGGGACTTACCCAGTATTAGACGGGATTTCCGCCGACACAAAAATTGTTTTAAATACACCTTTATCCTGTGATGAAGCGGCAGAAAAATACAATATTCCAACTGGAACGCTGTATTGTCTGGACGCACTCTCCATCGCCATGGAATCCAGATCCCGCATTAACATGGTTATGCTCGGTGCGATCACCAGAGCGTGTCCTTTTATCCCGATGGATTCCATTGAAACACTCTGCAAAAATACTATTGGGAAAAAATATCCGGCACTGATCGGGGCAAATCTGCAGGGTTTAAAAATGGGGTATGAAAAAACAGCTGAAAAAAAGATTCCTGACAGAACTGCTTCCCCTTCTCTCGCAAAAGAAACTTATATCTGGGGCTACAAAAACGCCCCGATCGGCGGGATCAATACACGCCCCGGCAGCACGGTATCAAATGACCTCTCCCCCTCCCGCGAAGGTTATATTCCTCTCTTTTTGCAGGATCGGTGCATCAACTGCGGACTCTGTGATTCTACCTGTCCGGATATGGTATTTCAGTTTGCACCGGGAACTTATAAGGGGAAAGAGGCAATGGTCAACCAGGGACTTGATTACAGACACTGCAAAGGCTGTCTCCGCTGTGTGGATGTCTGTCCGACTCACGCTCTGGTAAAAGCAGAAGAAAAAGATTACCCGGACAAGCCGCATTCCATGCCGGATCAGGATCTGCTGCCAGACTCTGTCCGGTACCAGAAGACCGGCGCAAATTCCTGGATCACCAGTGATTCTTATCTTGATGAAAAACGTATTGACGGAGGTATCGTATAA